From Anopheles darlingi chromosome 2, idAnoDarlMG_H_01, whole genome shotgun sequence, the proteins below share one genomic window:
- the LOC125950273 gene encoding transmembrane and coiled-coil domains protein 2 translates to MTTATMEMVTTATATATNTMTPGTGNSSSSTVVTSSGGGGAASATAAAAAAAAGASSGGGGYSSLEEMMRNQAVSAGQTMLDYSNLSGVGPLLLDELDSGNIGNITTVSQHSNDSIERLAGGVGSQLGSGSGHGSQQAHSHQKGHSRGSSAPLAYDRITTKIACTKEAIRKEQETRDANVNEYLKLAANADKQQLARIKAVFEKKNQKSANAISHLQKKLESYSKRYKDLQQTQQKQQQQQQAQQQQQQQQQAQQQQQQQVQQQLAAVAAQQEANASNMHHSAQHSTAGSGSGGGGGGSGQHHGSGSQTLPSNLQQHLATSTASGSGQSFLQPREMLRDVGKGLMNVGGNIRHGVTGLSTTVISKPRKFAHLFRNKFGSADNINQLTATWYTGSATTDPNDLSLMEPGIDQGQTTTPSTLQPHAGGHHHHHHHHSHHPTSISDSEGRRQGQAQTQATTHSGGQHRHGAHVGGGKYSEHDSECSSVTSDSMPPGSDKHHRLGGSSQQQQQRSGSCTHQKVLAELRDEQQKLRERCERLELLPKDVSELSMALENERYRADRLEEQINDLSELHQNERENLKQAIADLEEKVQYQSDERLRDVNEILENCQTRIAKMEQLSQQQYVTVEGIYNSNARAVVVKLINVVLTVLQVILLLVATAAGIIVPFLKTRFRVLTTLLFLLALIVIVRQWPDVRDTGVHLIRTLRSQVIADAP, encoded by the coding sequence ATGACCACGGCGACAATGGAAATGGTAACGACagccaccgcaaccgcaacgaaTACGATGACGCCCGGGACAGGCAATTCCAGCTCCAGTACAGTGGTGaccagcagcggtggtggtggtgcagcatcagcaacagcagcagcagcagcagcagcagcaggagcctcgagtggtggtggtggatacaGTAGTCTAGAGGAGATGATGCGGAACCAAGCAGTATCAGCTGGGCAAACGATGCTTGACTACAGCAATCTGTCCGGTGTTGGTCCGCTGTTGCTGGACGAGCTGGACAGTGGGAACATCGGGAATATCACGACCGTGTCGCAGCACAGCAATGATTCGATCGAGCGTCTTGCCGGCGGAGTGGGATCCCAGTTGGGATCAGGCAGTGGTCATGGATCGCAGCAGGCGCATTCACACCAAAAGGGCCACTCGCGAGGCAGCAGTGCGCCACTGGCGTACGATCGCATCACGACCAAAATCGCCTGCACGAAGGAGGCGATCCGGAAGGAGCAGGAAACGCGCGATGCCAACGTGAACGAGTATCTGAAGCTGGCCGCAAACGCAgacaagcagcagctagcCCGCATTAAGGCAGTGTTCGAGAAAAAGAACCAGAAAAGCGCGAACGCCATCTCGCATCTGCAGAAGAAGCTTGAATCCTACAGCAAGCGCTATAAGGATCTGCAGCAAacgcaacagaagcagcaacagcagcaacaggcacagcaacagcagcagcagcagcaacaggcacagcagcagcagcagcagcaagtgcaacagcagctagcGGCGGTGGCTGCACAGCAGGAGGCAAATGCCAGCAATATGCATCATTCGGCACAACACAGTACAGCCGGCAGTGgatcgggtggtggtggtggcggttccgGTCAGCACCACGGGAGCGGAAGCCAAACACTGCCCTCgaacctgcagcagcatctcgcgacttcgACGGCCAGTGGTAGCGGTCAGAGCTTTCTGCAGCCGCGTGAAATGCTGCGCGACGTGGGCAAGGGCCTGATGAATGTCGGTGGCAACATACGGCACGGTGTGACCGGCCTCTCGACGACTGTGATATCGAAACCGCGTAAGTTTGCGCATCTCTTCCGTAACAAGTTCGGTAGTGCGGACAACATCAACCAACTGACGGCCACTTGGTACACAGGCAGTGCGACGACCGATCCAAATGACCTCTCGCTGATGGAACCAGGGATCGATCAGGGTCAGACGACCACACCGAGCACGTTGCAGCCTCACGCCGGggggcaccatcaccaccatcaccatcattcgcACCATCCCACCAGCATCAGTGATAGTGAGGGCCGGCGACAGGGACAGGCGCAAACGCAGGCAACAACACACAGCGGTGGCCAGCATCGGCACGGTGCGCACGTTGGTGGGGGCAAGTATAGTGAGCATGACAGCGAGTGTAGCAGCGTGACGAGCGACAGCATGCCGCCCGGATCGGACAAACATCATCGGTTGGGTGgtagcagccagcaacagcaacagcggtcCGGTAGCTGCACCCATCAGAAAGTCCTCGCGGAACTGCGagatgagcagcagaagctgagGGAACGGTGTGAGCGGCTTGAGCTGCTCCCGAAGGACGTCTCAGAACTGTCGATGGCACTGGAGAACGAACGGTACCGGGCAGATCGGCTGGAGGAGCAGATCAACGATCTGTCCGAGCTGCACCAGAACGAGCGGGAAAACCTGAAGCAAGCGATCGCCGATCTGGAGGAGAAGGTGCAGTACCAGAGCGACGAGCGGCTGCGGGATGTGAACGAGATCCTCGAGAACTGCCAGACGCGCATCGCTAAGATGGAGCAGCTATCACAGCAACAGTACGTCACGGTTGAGGGTATCTACAACTCGAACGCTCGTGCCGTGGTAGTGAAGCTGATCAACGTCGTGCTGACGGTGCTGCAGgtcatactgctgctggtggcgacgGCCGCCGGTATTATTGTGCCATTTCTGAAGACCCGTTTCCGCGTACTCACTACGCTTCTGTTCCTGCTCGCTCTAATCGTGATCGTACGCCAGTGGCCAGACGTGCGCGATACCGGTGTGCACTTAATACGCACGCTTCGCAGTCAGGTCATTGCGGATGCGCCCTAG